TGTTTCGTACTCAACAGCGAAGCTTGGAGCATTGTCGTTCACGTCTGTCACAGAGATTAGAACAACAGCTTTCCCAACCTGAGACTGATCCactgatatacacacacacacacacacacacacacacacacacacacacacacacacacacacacacacactatttgatgagttgggaattGGActgaaaaatctttttttttttttgcaaatagcacttttaaaacattaaaaactgagCTAACATTGTGATCTGAACGTGAGGACACGGTGTTGACAATCTGTCAACGACGTCtctactgaggttagcatgctaaccagctagctgcaTCTCTAGTTTCAGCTGGAGATGTAAAAGCAGCCAATTCAGTTCAGTACTACTGAGTCTAacaagtcaacaaaataaactcaataAGTGTGaggaaaggaaatattttgacaccTATTTTCCttctaaacagaaaaatacaaccgtCCACCATTGcaattcaagtttctctctctgaccgAGCTCCTTTAATCTAAActctgctggatcattgctGATGCTCTGGTGGCCACCGTACTCCATCTGTAGGATGAATCAGATAATAAAGTTCTATAAAGATGAAACTTACAGCTCTCTGTGGCGAGGAGGCTGATGTTGTGCAGAGAGACAGTCTCTCTGTCCAGAGGACGGGCAGTTGTGATCACACCAGAGCGGCTGTCGATGTTAAAATAACACTCCACATCTGATTCCCTGTCTATAGagtacctgcacacacacacacacacaccactgtcaatacacctgcacacacaactgtacacacacacactgttgatgtCGTACCTGATGGGGCTGTTGGTGGAGTCTGGGTCATGAGCTGACACTGATCCTACATCAGTTCCCACGGCAGCGCCCTCAGAGATCACCATCTGACTGACGGGGGCGGAGAACATTGGAGGCTCGTCTACATTCTCCACCAGCAGACGAACTGTTGCCATGTCGCTGAACGGACCCGCTGACAGGAAACGAGCATCCACGTAACGATTGGACGCCTCGACACGCAACATGTAGCTCGACTTTGTCTCAAAGTCCAGAGTCTGGGGGTTGGTGTTCATGGACATAGTGACATCATCGTGTCATGACGTatagacagaaaacatgtttcaaactgAGGATTTCACTTTggatcattttgtgttttttatgcatCGTGGgtctaactgtgtgtgtgtgtgtgtgcgtgtgcgcgtgtgtcaGCTATGGAGCTGCAGGCGATTCTCCTCGGGGACTGAGAACACACACCTGATctactgcagcagctctgtcacactGATGCAATGATCAGACAGGCACACTgttcacagctgcacacacacacacacacacacacacacacattctgtcagAGTCAGTTCAACCAACAACAGAACTGATCATCCTGCAAAGAACCGAAACTTTTACTGTGTGCAGTATCTTGTGTACTGTGTGCAATACCTTGTGTACTGTGATCAGTCCTTCCTGTGTGCTCTGGTCCGTAATGATGCTGAAGGTTCCTGCTCCGTCTCCGTCCTGGATCCTGTAGTCCATTTCAGCATTTGGACCAACATCCAGATCCATAGCTTTGATCTTAGCGACCACAGCTGAAACTAGGACTGATTCTGAGACCCTGAACTGGTagctctctgcacacacacacacacacacacacacacacacacacacacacacacacacacacacacacacacacacacacacacacacagacaggtaaaACACCTGCTGGTCCGATGTGTCCGCTGTCATGAATTCTGTGATGTCATTGGATGCTATCAGATGTCAGACTCACTACGGGGGAAGCGAGGCGGGTTGTCGTTGACGTCTGTCAGCATCACGGTGATGGAGGTTGTTCCTGACAGACCACCCATCTGACCAATCATGTCTTTGGCCTGGACAACCAGCAGGTAATGGTCCTGCACCTCCCGGTCCATGTCTGGAAGAGCTGTCCGCACCACACCTACAGGACAGGTGTGACTGAGGTAAACACCAAACTGACAGAAGCTTCTGATTGAGACTGGAAGAACTGAAGAGACTGAACACTAACCTCCTGTTTCACGTGCTGAGACACGAGTTAAGTTTTAATGGTTCAGCCTTATTCAGTAAATGACCAGTTTACTGAAGTTATTACTAAGGCTGTCTGTTCAGACTGAGTAATCATCTGCTAGTTTGTAAATTCACTCATTTAACAGAATCAgagattttacatttcagatgtttttcagtccaactcaacaggaagtggaaactCCATGTGACTTGTGAGCTGATTAAAAGAGACAAGCTGAAGCTGTttaatcctctctctctctcacacacacacacacacacacacacacacacacacacacacacacacacagcctctgttAATCTGTGGCTGTGCAGACGAGGACAAGTTAATTCACCATAAACATGATAAGGATCATTTACAGGTTAGTGTGTGCTgcagagggggggaggaaaCAGGTTTATGTAAGAGAGACATCAACATGACAGCAGAGTTTAGGCGAGTTCACactgattttttgtttgtgaagctTTGGACTGAAAACACGTTTTATAATAAATTTTCattagaatgaatgaatgaatgaataaatcactattaaaataaactttatttttctgttcacaGTAAACGTCCCTCAAACTTGACTTTcggacaaacacaaacatctgtgttttctcctccagtgtTTCTCAGTGAGGTTTTGTGGAAATAATAAACTTACACAGATCTTTAATGATCTTTAATTTTATCAGCAGATCAATTCATTGTTTCGTTGAAGACTTCTTTAAAtattgtagtccaaacaaccaatcagaacaaCTCAAGACTTAGTTTACTGATAACTACTGTCATGTTCaggtggtgtgttcaggtgacGTGTTCaggtggtgtgttcaggtgacATGTTCaggtggtgtgttcaggtgacGTGTTCAGGTGACATGTTCAGGTATGTTCTCACCTGTCTTTGGCTCCACAGAGAAGTATGGTTGACCCTGCAAGATGCTGTAAATTAGTCTTGCAGAGTTTCCATATGTTGGATCATCAGCGTCTGTAGCCGCCACCGTCACCACCGACGTACCTGTTTGCAAatgattcaaaacaacaaactgagaaaGTCACTCTCACATTAAGAGCCTGTTTGAACTCTGATTTTCACATTAAAGGGATTTTCTGGtttaagtttaatccatggtctaacacaccatgataCTGAGTCAGACCCCCTTTGAGAGATCAAGTCTGCAGACTGCTAccttacgtagttttagcacctcagaaatgaccgcacgataacaatccactgcagtatacgcctccaacaggaaaccgccatcaaaaagccataaatgatgctcagaacagcaccaaacttcaacaacagtacaaatagagtcCCAGCATGTAAATTGAGGCATCGAACCTCTGCTggctttgccggatttctattgtaaagtgaacaaatCACAACTCTCCTgccacagcttcctgttgtggggaagtcctgacgagtcgattactgTGCggtagagttccgcagctcaaggatgaaaatgtttgattattactctatggaaatgcaatcaaagttcatatgtcTTACAAGTTATTATCGAGAGTGGACAGGGAAAAGgacggaattgagcatttctaaccacACTTGGTAATTGActtgtcagggcttccccacaacaggaagctgctgcaggagagtggtgagtttTTGATGGTGGTCTCTTGCTGGAGGCATACACTacaatgtattgttatcatgctgtcttttctgaggttgctaaaactatgtaatCTAGCTGTCTGCAAGCTTAATCCCTGTAGCATGTTCATCTGGGGATGGCACAGCTGAGTCATTGAcagtttttctatttcatgttaaacaactttaaaactCCATCAGACACATTCAACAAACATACTGAAGAGCACAGTTTGTATCTGCTgataatgtttgttgttttatttgttcagttGTATTTTACTGGTCAGCCTCTCTAAACATCATTGGTAATATTGAAATTCAAAGACTACAAATAAACTCactcattttctacattttcaggATGTTTTGGATAGTTCTTACttattttttagattttctttcacAGATCATCAGCTTTAAATGTCCTGGGTCAATATTTTGGGGATACATTTTGCTCCTCATACGGTCTGTAGGTGTTCAGACTTACCTATAGGAGACCTCTCAGCCACCCTGGCGATATAAGGTCCCTCCAGGAACTTGGGCTCGTTGTCATTGATGTCCTGTACTTTGATGATGAACTGGGACTCGGGTTCGACCAGCTGGTTGGTCTTTCGATCTCGAGCCTGAGCTCTGAGGGTGTAGTACGCCTGCTGTTCCCGGTCCAGCCTCTTGGTGGCGTGAATGTCTCCTGTATTCTCATCGATGCTGAAGATGGACATCGCTCCTTCACCACTCAGGACGTACCTCACCTGACCATCACCTTTATCCATGTCAGAGTGAAGCTGCAAAGGCAACCATCAAAAGTCAGTTGAAGGAACAGCACAACTTTTGAATAGATCCTggtgttctttgtgtttcagtcatgggggttagcctagcttagcgcAAAGCCTCTGTATGTGGGACACTTATAGTATAGAACTCTATGTAACCCTGTGGAACTCAACacacatgttttgtgttttgttgtgtggaTTAAAcaaagatcacacacacacacacacacacacacacacacacacacacacacacacacacacacacacacacacacactgtcatgactcctgtttgtgttgtccttgtatctggtttttggttcttgattcatgtccttttttctgtgtcttgtgtcttgtgttgtgttttttccatgtcttgtgtctcatgttttgatttttcatgccctcatgtgtcctttaagtttctcctatgttctcccctctggctccctctgtctgttgtcttgttccctcctgtgtctgttcctctgtgctcctcccactcattatctcacctggcttccttcctcctctctcctcacctgttcctcgtcatgtcattagtgtctgtgtatttagtctctgtgttcccctcactccttgcccagtcattgttttctgttttctgtctcctgttctgcgctcctgtccctgctcctgtcccgtttggtatgtttttggttttgagttctctatgtttgagttgaactttgattttttgatttgtactttgtctagctgttttcttttgctactttgtctggTTCTTGTTTGCTTCTTTGCCTTTTGCcctttttgtctgcttttggtttttgtaacagctttaaataaagctcgccttttgttcctcttAATCTTTACCTCctgtgtgtaactgcgtttgggtccaccttccccttctATAGTCTTTCCCttttaaaccccaacctgacacacacactgtcagttTGAATCTGTGCAGTTGTAATCTTATTGACAGACGCTGTGTTTCTCATCTCCCAGAAGGCCACAGGATGCTCTGTGTGTATgggtgcgtgtgtttgtgtgttcatatCTTCTCACTGATTGGAGAGCTGAGGTATGTTTTATAGATGTGAATAAATATAAAGACTCCACTATAAGAggtccagcaggtggagctgaaTTTTGAACCTGATTATTATCAATTGATTAGAATGTCACCATTATTGATCACTTATTAATCTTAAATATTTGGTACCTTCCCGACATAAAGCGGCTCGTCTCCTTGGAACTCCTCCAGGACAAAGAACTGGTTCCACacccagctcctcctgctcctctggtAGGACTGGATGCCTCCTGATGCTCCTCGTCCTGACACCTGACAGAGGAGGCGTGAGTTCAGGGTCATCGCCTCAGTGCCTGGCTCCTCCCACAGGATCAACAAATTGAGCGTGCTCATAAGCCAGAAAATGGTCATCTCTGAGGACAAAGACACCAGTGTCCAAGGAGACAGAGTGGACTGTAGTGTCCAGTGAGGAGATTCAAACTTTCCAAGAAGACGTCAAACTGTCCAACGAGGAGACATCAAACTGTCCAATGAGGAGACATCAAGCAAGGAGGAGCATAGCAGATGGACGTAAACctgtaataaacatttaaatgataaaatatgaaatgaaattaagAGAATTCCTTGTATTATCTCTGGTCACGcagtaaatgtataaatgtttgTACAGATTCAAGTGTTAATAtgaggaaagaagaaaatcttctgttttatttgtagaTTCAGGTTTGAACTGAAGTTTCTTTTCACAGGAGGAtgttctttacttttatttaaaacatttctttgaacTTCAAGCTgtgaaaatcagtttttttttaaatattttggtgttctgaaaataaaccaacaaataaAACTTGGTAAGAGCTCAACGGAAAGGCAGCAGTGACGATGAGAAATAGGATTCTTTTCTGCTTAGCTAggaattcatttgtttttcatcatcattgtggaaaatgttttaaatgtataatagATATCAGAACAAACTGAAAAGAAGAACATGATCAGCATGCAGAGTTAACATCAGTGATTATAGGGTTAACCCTGACCCTTCAGTGATGTTTGGTTCAGGATTTAACAATtgaggtgatggtgatgataaaaTCAGTCTTAccatccagctgctgctctgcgtCACATCCAGgaccactctctctctctgatagaACCCTGCTGTCGCTCGTCTGTCTCTTATAGGCCAGGGAGGCGGGGTGCTCCTCCTCCAGTAGGGGAGGATCAGGTCACATGAAGCATCAGtgttactgctgctgttcacattatataaatatgtCTTCATAGGCCCGTCACTACATGAACAAGGTGGTTTCAAGTGTCTGAACATCAACCacagtttaatatttaacaCTCATCAACATAACAATTAGATGTGCAAGTACAGATAGGTGACACACTGAAGGACCGTCCAGCATCAGGTATCTCAGTGAGCTGTCGCCTCTTCTGTACAAGTCTCTAAACTGGACCCGTTCATCGAAAACATATTCACTCAGAGTGGGTCTGAAACATCGCTGCATAGATATTCTTAGTCAAACAGAAATGCATCCTGTTCTTTCACTGGTTTTGCTCCTCCATCTGTGACACACACGATGCCTTCAGGTACAACATTGAGAGTAGGTCACCTGTGCTGCACTTATGCATGTTATTTGTGTCAAACTTAAGGAAAAACACTTGAGGCATAGCACTTTGCTTCATTGGACTGATTCAAATAGAACCTAGTGTTCTGACAAATGAAGCTTCAATCAGGGAGAAAATCACACATCTGACTATTTTATAACTGAAACTAATCACACAACCATCACACCAGAAGCGAATATTCATCCCTCCTGTTTATTCTCCCCAAATAAATCCTTACATCCTTACATTTTGATTCTATTTGTACCGCTGCTATgatgatctatctatctatctatctatctatctatctatctatctatctatctgtctgtctgtctgtctgtctgtctgtctgtctgtctgtctgtctgtctgtctgtctgtctgtctgtctatctatctatctatctatctatctatctatctatctatctatctatctatctatctatctatctatctatctatctatctatctatctatccagtacctcattttcatcatcactttTCATCGCTCCTCAGCCCTTGATCATCACTGTAGCACTTTCTGTTCAGCTCATCACCAccacattaaaacatgaagtcTTTATGAACTGACGTCTataaatctgtctctgtcttctaAGGATGAGATGAAGCCTCAACAGGGAGTCCTCAGCTCAGGAGGCTGAGAGCCAATCAGAAGCTTTGTCTGAAAGGTCAGAGTAAAGGTCAAAGCTAAAGAGGAAGTCAtctcctgcaggtgtgtgtgtgtgtgtgtgtgtgtgtgtgtgtgtgtgtgtgtgtgtgtgtgtgtgtgtgtgtgcgtgtcacattattttgaatgtttttatatgttagAAATGAACATGTGAAACAGATGAATGTGTAAGTTGCTACTGTACTATGAATCATAATTTatccttttcttctcctgtaAACGTCACAGCAAGACAAGAGAAACCCCCTGAGGAACTGAACTCAGTGTGAGTTCCTGGACCGTACatcagacagcaggacagatgGACCATTCTATCAGACAGACAAATACCAGCGTGATGCAGGAACAAGAGACGAGAATCTtcaacaagagaaaaataacatgtttttactgaaaCACAAGTGAAACATTGTTTCATGAGTGACCAGTGATGCTTAGTTACTTAGTAACAcattactctaatctgaccacattttcagtaatgagtaatctaacgcgttaatatttccaaaccagtaatcaggttaaagttacttattcacATCACTGTGCGTTTCTATTATTTTCGTCATTCAGTAAAGATATatatttgctttcttcttgcgtttcggggagtgatgtcacgtacaagtcacattttcagcatgatgacagcagtgtcacaccacacagagacacaaacacaaacaacaatggagggaggcGAGAGATGCATGTTTTCTTAgttggaaatacagtcattattatGAGTTcatgtcagctaaagatgagaatattaatgttcgttgtacactctgtgctggcgaCAAAGTACTTTCAAGCCTCAAAAATGCAACGTCAAATTTGGATtcgcagcacagcacagtgaaGTTTACAGAGCAAGTCCCATCAGGTGGTGCCACGGCCTCGACTCCTGCAGGAGGTCCccaccacccaaacaacaaaagctggactTGCAAAACAAGTTTGTGGGAGAGAGTTGAGGAAGTTGGTCACTCAGTATGTTGTGGAGGAAATGCTGCACTTAAACACGGTTGACTCGCCCTTGTTTGGTGCCATAATAAACAACATCCCTGCTACTATCAATGCCGTGCTGCCTCACAgaacatctttttcttcctaCCTGCAGAAGGAGtatgcagagatggagagaaatatGAAGGCCACGCTGAATGTTTAGTTTGAGGCAGCAGGGGTTGGCACCTGCCGAATGTAACcaataaagtaacttgtaatctaactaaaacaagtaatcagtaaagtaactaagttacttATTAAGGGAGTAATCAATAATTGGATTACTTTTCCTaggtaactgtggcaacactggtcattacacaaacagatacacagGTGAGACAAACAGGTGTCAGGTGAGATATGAACAGTGTTGGGGCTTGTTACtcaaaaaagtaatatatttaaatttacatattacacattacTCTCAAAAATAGTAATGCCTTACATTACACGATTACTCCCTGAagaaagtaattagttacattacTCATTACATTCTCGCTCATGCTTGCTTGGCGTCTCATTCATGTCACTCCACGGTTCCTTAGCAAcaagctttgtgtgtgcgtgctgtctCTGTAGGTGCTTCGTTAACTCTGAGGTAGTGTTAGCAGCGGTGGAGAGAAGTTTCCAACACGGGCAAAGTGCCTTGCACCTTACAGTCAAGTTATTTTCTTACgttcaacaaattcaaagtaatgTTTGTCTCTCCAACCGTCAAAAGTGGCTTTACGCAGCGGGGGGTCTTCAGGCAAGTGGCATGCACCAGCATGTTCTGCTCATGTTGTTGACGCTGCCATTGTTATCCCATCTCCCCTTGTGGATGGCGACAAACCAATCGGTGGTGGTGAAAGATACCTCATGCCAAATGGGGGGAAAtggcggcacatttgctccaaggtcTTTCTAAAAcagaggtgtaatattcctccttttccaaaagccgccactgagttaggcgtaaacatgtgacgtgacgtgaagctcaaagtcagtgcgtttacatgacacttaagaaaaccaaattactgggttagtctgactatgatcggATCACCTTAGTttgactaaaatcggaccagatcggatttctcatagttgaattaaagcacccagattattcgattgatagtgGCATtgctcctgcatgtatacgttccagcGGATAGGATtggattttgcgttctgcgcaggcaCGAGATTTCTCCTCAAGGCTGTGAGCCCGAAGTAGACGGATGGCGGCgtctttcctccaaaatcactgcaagaaagagcaccattgtacatctagtttgtgtaattatcatgtacaccatatacgaagtgtacaaagatgcaGCTTCGTCTGGCTCTTCGTAGTGAGTTTAGAACTGCGTTTTTAGCGGGGGCTTTTAATCTTAAAGTGGCGACCATTCTTAGCttgcagacacaacaacaagctaacacaaccaaacagctacagagatccaggagatgctgcatctcctggatctctgccactgtccagttgctcatgttaatgtctgtggatgaaatgaaggactgactgctgtgatcagatgtttcttggttttaaaactccccggctgtgggttgTGTGTGATGCGTGCAACTATGCTGTTAAAACTGATTAACCTAGCAATGTAATGTCAGAAAGCTTGGCGAACTGTAATGTGATTACTACATTCAGAACAGCAACGCCTTACACTACTTGTCACTGAAAAAAGTAATGTGATTACAGTAACACGTTACTTTGTAACTTTGTTACTCTGTAATGCGTTACACCCAACACTGGATATGAAACACGTTGATGTGatgaatattcatgtttttaacttttcttcACTAGAGTTAGTGTCCCCTCCGCTTCGCCTCGGGGTCCGGTTCGTCCTGTCAGGACTTATTCTCCCGTTAATGACCACCGTTGTATATATTATCCCACTTATAACAATGCTACTtgccaacatgaaaaaaaaacataacacggtgtgtctttttacaatttatttgttaccATTCATagagtttttcagcagagaaatatagtttgCCAAACCGACGACAAAGACATTGAACAGAACATTCTTTAGAACACAGCTGATCAATCGTCCGCTGAAATTCAAGTCCTCTAACCAGTCTTTTAAAGTTGACATGGCCCACACTGTGctctatttttgtgttttgttcgtGTCGACCCTCTATTTTATCAATATCTCTGTCATCTAACACTTTGTGCCGTTACGCTTCTCCCTCTCCGctgctttcctttttcttttcttgaccgATGACGCAAACTCAGCCTTTTCCAAGAGTCgaaatcactgtattttccaaaaatattaaagttaatgtgaaactcatgCTTACTAGTGGCCTAGGATGTATGTATTTTCTGATATGAAGTAGTTACAGATCATCTGATGTTCCTTAGCGACCGAACATGCTGGGGTGATAAGTGACCGGACTACTTGCGGAGCAAAGATTGCAGAGTGTGGAGTGATATGAAATAtgtgaatcagaggcaaaaaggccactttccttgacGACAGTCAAAAATGCTTAGCAACGGTCAATTATATCCTAACCCACCGACCGTTGggaaggcccattcaagtgaGCTGTGTAATAAcagctgctaacagctgatcaacTCATTTTAGATAAACACTTTGATGGAAACAGATGGTTGAAGCCATAGCAATATAGTACTTCCTGGGTGCTGACATGTTTCCATTGGTCCACCTCACTCTGAGTTTCCTCTCAGGGTTTTTGACTATATctagataaaaacacacatttatctcAATCATTTAATCGCaccatgtttattattaaaacattatatCAAACATACAgacaataaacaacatttttatattttcatctcTCTTTGACTTTGTTTCTCTGTATTATTTTaatcttctgtctgtgttttctgtatttctctccctgcatgtgcgtgtgtgtgttgtcctgcAGCTGTTGATGATTCACTTCCTGTGAACACCTGAGTTCAGAACAGCTGCAGGCTGCCAGggctgaaaacagctgagacTCATTGTTGAGAACATTTCTACTAAACAATGCCTCTTAATGACAATTGCTCagtttaaaaatcaataaaaatgccATCAGTAACCTAGATTAATGTTGATGTTTAGTTTATTTGTCTGAATAGATTCCCTGCTTGGTGAAACACGATGATCTCAAGTTTTTGTGATCACATcctaataaaatgaaataactgaTCACCTGCAATGGTTTCAGAGGAAACAGGATGATCGTGCATGTGGTCATCGAGCATCCAGGGAAATGATTCAGGATGTTTGCAATGTGTCGCCtcggtgtgtctgtgtgaagtgGAGCAGACAACGAGCTGATTGTTTCTGTGTCGAcctagaaaaacaacagagatcGATGAGAGGGACTCTTCACACCAGATCAGTGCAAACACAGAGATTCCATTAGagatgagcacacacacacacacacacacacgcacacacacacacacacacacacacacacacacacacacacacacacacacacacacacacacacacacagtgttttcctgaaggctctttttcttcttctaatcATTTTTGTTCATCTCCTTGTTCTTCCGTCGTTGAAGAAAATCTGTTGATGGGATGAAtgcctcacctcctccctgtcaCTTCATATTAACTGCTTTCTCTCTGatatctgtgtgcgtgtgtgtgtgtgtgtgtgtgtgtgaagaaaacCAGAAGACTTTAAATGCCAAACCTGAAGTACTGTCACCTCACATTACACTCAGTGTGTGCCGgtgagacacaaagagacaaagagacaaagaaagtcTGAGACTTCAGTCTGAACATTAATGATGCTGAAACTGCAGGCTGCAGTGGACAGATGtgtcatcagtgttttcagGGTTAATTAAACATtgatgctgtttgtctgtgtgtgtgtgtgtgtgtgtgtgtgtgtgtgtgtgtgtgtgtgtgttgatgtttctgCTCTATTTAACAACTGAAGTCTGAACTGAGTCACCTggtgtttaattttattttcattgtgtaaaaaaatataacGTGATGTTCATTAAAGTGTGAGCACCTCCTGCAGGAGGAATGAGTCATTACGCCCACCAGACAATACCAAGTTTGCGAGAGACAAGAAACTCACTGAATATCTCCTCAACAACACTCCAGCACAGTATATAAATCAgatacaataatataaataagatacagtaatataataaaatacaataatataaataagATACAGTAATATAAATAAGATACAATAATAGAAATAAGATACAGAAATATAATAagatacagaaatataaataatatacagtaatataaaTAAGATACAGTAATATGAATAAGATACAGAAATATAATAAGATACAGTAATACAAATAAGATacagtaatataataaaatacaatataaataagatacagtaatataaataaaatacagtaatataataaaatacaataatataataaaatacagtaatataataaaatacaataatataaataagATACAGTAATATAAATAAGATACAATAATAGAAATAAGATACGGAAATATAATAagatacagaaatataaataagatACAGTAATATAAATACAAT
Above is a window of Acanthopagrus latus isolate v.2019 chromosome 21, fAcaLat1.1, whole genome shotgun sequence DNA encoding:
- the LOC119011623 gene encoding cadherin-7-like isoform X2 — its product is MTIFWLMSTLNLLILWEEPGTEAMTLNSRLLCQVSGRGASGGIQSYQRSRRSWVWNQFFVLEEFQGDEPLYVGKLHSDMDKGDGQVRYVLSGEGAMSIFSIDENTGDIHATKRLDREQQAYYTLRAQARDRKTNQLVEPESQFIIKVQDINDNEPKFLEGPYIARVAERSPIGTSVVTVAATDADDPTYGNSARLIYSILQGQPYFSVEPKTGVVRTALPDMDREVQDHYLLVVQAKDMIGQMGGLSGTTSITVMLTDVNDNPPRFPRKSYQFRVSESVLVSAVVAKIKAMDLDVGPNAEMDYRIQDGDGAGTFSIITDQSTQEGLITVHKTLDFETKSSYMLRVEASNRYVDARFLSAGPFSDMATVRLLVENVDEPPMFSAPVSQMVISEGAAVGTDVGSVSAHDPDSTNSPIRYSIDRESDVECYFNIDSRSGVITTARPLDRETVSLHNISLLATESLDQSQVGKAVVLISVTDVNDNAPSFAVEYETFVCENTEPGQIIQTLSAVDRDEPEDGHHFLFSLTAEAAGNLNFTLRDNKDNTASVLTQHGGFLQRDQLVHFLPVVISDGSSPSLSSTNMLSIIVCTCDVTGNRRSCSHDTSPLLVVGLSTAATAGILTCVLTLLGVVIVTVAVRHRRREPPMIDDERDIRENIVHYDDEGGGEEDTEAFDMLTLRHLDKTKPSHQDQNQNLPRLHSRTQQYRADKDQLFQEFIRDRLQDADLDLKAPPYDSLQTYAFEGSGSAAESLSSLNSLDSKNSLESEQNYDFLRAWGPRFRKLADLYGNEIGGVASSPSDSPYDRCVKTTGTGVWLK
- the LOC119011623 gene encoding cadherin-7-like isoform X1 yields the protein MDKGDGQVRYVLSGEGAMSIFSIDENTGDIHATKRLDREQQAYYTLRAQARDRKTNQLVEPESQFIIKVQDINDNEPKFLEGPYIARVAERSPIGTSVVTVAATDADDPTYGNSARLIYSILQGQPYFSVEPKTGVVRTALPDMDREVQDHYLLVVQAKDMIGQMGGLSGTTSITVMLTDVNDNPPRFPRKSYQFRVSESVLVSAVVAKIKAMDLDVGPNAEMDYRIQDGDGAGTFSIITDQSTQEGLITVHKTLDFETKSSYMLRVEASNRYVDARFLSAGPFSDMATVRLLVENVDEPPMFSAPVSQMVISEGAAVGTDVGSVSAHDPDSTNSPIRYSIDRESDVECYFNIDSRSGVITTARPLDRETVSLHNISLLATESLDQSQVGKAVVLISVTDVNDNAPSFAVEYETFVCENTEPGQPNVPSTFY